Genomic DNA from Desulfonema ishimotonii:
CGAAGTCATTTCCCATGAAACCAGGAGAAATCGTTTTCTGAATTACGTTTTCTCCTTCATTCAGAAAGGATGATGTTGTAACATGTCAGTTTCATTACCATTCTTCCGTTCTGTGCAAGATTCGCATTCTGTTGTTTTAAATGGCTATGGATTCCCGCTTTCGCGGGAATGACGGTTTTCAGATTTTTTACGAATTTGTCAAAAACAATGGCCCTGATATGAAAAGTCCTGAAAATACCGGTCAGCTGATCCGGTCCCGTGCGGTGATTCTGGGGATCATCCTTGCGGCGCTCATCTGTGCGCTGACGCCGTACAACAACACCTATAAACAGGCAACACCCCTGGGCGGGGGCCACTTTCCGCTGGCCCCGTTTTTCATCATGGCCTGGCTCACCCTTCTGGTTGCCGGTGCGGGAAGGCTTTTCAAAAAGACCATCCTCACCGGAAAAGAGGTGCTGACCGTCTGGATGCTCATGGTGCTGGTGTCGGGCATTGCCTACACCGGGCTGGCGCGCACCTTTTTTATCAACCTCACAGCCCCGTTTCACTTTGCCACCGTGGAAAACGGGTGGCGGGAGGTGATTCAGCCGCTGCTGCCACCGGCGCTCTATCCTGACAGCACCGAGGCTGTGGAGGCCCTGTACAACGGCCTTGACGGCGGCCGGCGCATGGGGTGGGGCGAGGTGCTCACACAGATTCCCTGGGATGCGTGGCTTCTCCCGCTGATGACCTGGGGCGGCTTTATCCTGCTCTGCTACGGCGTGATGATCTGCATGGTCAACCTGCTGAGCCGACAGTGGCTCCACAACGAGCGGATGAACCTCCCCCTGCTCCGGGTGCCCCTGCTCATGGAGGAGGCCATTGACCAAAAGGGGCTGGGCCGCTTTTTCTCGGACCGCTTCCTGCTGGCCGGGCTTGCCATTCCCGTATTTCTCCACCTGCTCAACGGGCTTCATTTTTACTACCCCCAGGTGCCCCACATCCCCACCCTGATCCTGGCAGGCCCCTATTTCCCGAAATACGGCCTTTTCTCCGGGTTCCACAAGCTGAAAATTTATATCTATCCGGCCTTTATCGGGTTTGCGTTTCTCACATCCCGGCAAATATCCTTCTCCTTCTGGTTTTTTTTTATCCTGGGCGGCCTTTTCTTCGGTCTCCTCAGCGTGCTGGGCTACAACATCCCGGCCGCAACCCTGGGCATCACCTTCGGCCCCACCCTCTCCCGGCCCGAAGAGACCCAGATGATCGGGGCCTATGGCGTGTTTTTCATCTTCATCCTCTGGCTGGCCCGCTATCACCTGCTGGATGTGGGCAGGCAGGCTTTCGGCAAAGGCGTCAGAAAGCCGGATGAGACCGAATGGTTTTCCCCGCCGGTCGCCTTCTGGGGATGCGTGACCGGCCTGCTGGGCATTGTCCTCTGGTGCCGGTATTTCGGAATGCCCTTTCTCGCATCCGTCCTCACGGTGGGGGCATTTTTCATGGTGATGCTGGTGGCCACCCGCGTCATCTGCCAGGGCGGCATTGCCTATTTCACCCTGACGGTGGCTCCCATTGACGGCCTGCTCGCGTTTTTCGGGCCGCAGTTTTTTACCCGGACCGGCCTGCTGGTGGCGGCCGTTGTTCAGAAAGTCCTGTTTGCCGATCTGCGGGAATCCCTGATGCCCTCCCTGGTCCACGCAGGGAGCATCACCCACCGGGCACGCAACAAACGCAGGGTCTTTGCCGGCATTCTGCTCACCCTGCTGACCGGCATTATCGTCTCCTTCGGGGCCATGCTGGCCCTCTGCTACAAATACGGCGCGCGGGAGCTTCAGCTCGACTGGGCCACCCGCACCACCACCAACGTCTACACCAACATTCACACCCTGCTGGAGGCCTCACCCCGGAGCGGGGAGTGGGTCATGATTTTCGCAGTGGTGGGCGCAGTGGTCATGCTGGCCCTGGTCATCTGCTACCAGCGGTTTTACTGGTGGCCCGTCCACCCCATCGGCTATCTGACCGCCTACAGTTCGGCCATGCGGATTCTCTGGATCAGCTTTTTCACGGGCTGGCTGTGCAACGCCCTCTGTATGCGCTACGGCGGCGTGGTGCTCTTTAAAAAATTCCGTTATTTTTTTGTCGGCCTGATTATCGGCGATTTCCTTATGGGCGGCACCTGGGCTGTCATCGGCCTTTTCGGGGATGCGAGCTATCAGGTATTGCCCAACTGAAGGGTTCGGTGATAGGGTGGATCTCTCCGATTTTCCGCAAAAACAATCCGAACAGGAAAGGAGCCTGTCAGATGAAAACCCAAAAGTGTCTGTGTCTTACGGTACTGTTCTTTTTGATGATCCTTCCCACGGCCTGGGCCGGTGTGTACTGGGAATCCGTGGTGGAAACCAGAGGCGTGCCCCAGGGAATGCCTAGCAATATGCCCAAAGAAGTGCTGGCGCAGTTCAACAAAACCGAAGTGACAAAAAATTACGTCAGCACCGACGCATCGAGAAGCGAAAGCCGTGACAGTGTCCTGCTGATGGATTTCGCCAGCCTGACCATCTGCCAGATCAGCCCTTCCGGCAGGAGCTATACGCAGATGGACATCCGCACCATGATGGGCCAGGGCGATATGGGCAAAATGGTCGAGGAAATGAAAAACAGCATAAAAATCACCCCCACCGACGAGACCAGAACGGTGGCAGGCTATAAATGCAGAAAATATCTCGTCAGCATGATGATGGGACAGGGGGAATACTGGGTTTCCCAGGAGGTGCCGGGGTATGAACAGCTCCGGGAGA
This window encodes:
- a CDS encoding DUF6785 family protein: MKSPENTGQLIRSRAVILGIILAALICALTPYNNTYKQATPLGGGHFPLAPFFIMAWLTLLVAGAGRLFKKTILTGKEVLTVWMLMVLVSGIAYTGLARTFFINLTAPFHFATVENGWREVIQPLLPPALYPDSTEAVEALYNGLDGGRRMGWGEVLTQIPWDAWLLPLMTWGGFILLCYGVMICMVNLLSRQWLHNERMNLPLLRVPLLMEEAIDQKGLGRFFSDRFLLAGLAIPVFLHLLNGLHFYYPQVPHIPTLILAGPYFPKYGLFSGFHKLKIYIYPAFIGFAFLTSRQISFSFWFFFILGGLFFGLLSVLGYNIPAATLGITFGPTLSRPEETQMIGAYGVFFIFILWLARYHLLDVGRQAFGKGVRKPDETEWFSPPVAFWGCVTGLLGIVLWCRYFGMPFLASVLTVGAFFMVMLVATRVICQGGIAYFTLTVAPIDGLLAFFGPQFFTRTGLLVAAVVQKVLFADLRESLMPSLVHAGSITHRARNKRRVFAGILLTLLTGIIVSFGAMLALCYKYGARELQLDWATRTTTNVYTNIHTLLEASPRSGEWVMIFAVVGAVVMLALVICYQRFYWWPVHPIGYLTAYSSAMRILWISFFTGWLCNALCMRYGGVVLFKKFRYFFVGLIIGDFLMGGTWAVIGLFGDASYQVLPN
- a CDS encoding DUF4412 domain-containing protein; the protein is MKTQKCLCLTVLFFLMILPTAWAGVYWESVVETRGVPQGMPSNMPKEVLAQFNKTEVTKNYVSTDASRSESRDSVLLMDFASLTICQISPSGRSYTQMDIRTMMGQGDMGKMVEEMKNSIKITPTDETRTVAGYKCRKYLVSMMMGQGEYWVSQEVPGYEQLREIGKKMQEFLEKNPMLRQMNVAGMMEQLNGFPVQTVMETMGMTTVTTLKRIEEKVLDKNLFKVPAGYKKVEMPTMPYAHGTE